One window of the Salvia splendens isolate huo1 chromosome 1, SspV2, whole genome shotgun sequence genome contains the following:
- the LOC121761199 gene encoding uncharacterized protein LOC121761199 — MATGSRVNRDTLHGETTLTSDGVIEIKANHPRHSRYNPVTGNPTGLLESRIGQTLEEIECREEIQEAKKEQRAALEILTKQLYHVAMSLGELRGNEGKIPATVQPLGRENTSEISLRSGKVYQGPNHSVISPATDSGPSHGKEGGSSRVDQAKEKGKEKVERRGGEGATLDGVKESWISKFVKDYLAGKINEKGRLITDKNVSVVIQRSDLPSKKTDPGMFTLPIAIRDIQVKHAMCDLGASINVLPYSIYRKLGAAKLVNTDIMI, encoded by the exons atggcaactggatccagggtaAACAGAGACACACTCCATGGAGAGACCACCCTAACTTCAGATGGAGTGATCGAAATCAAAGCTAACCACCCTCGACACAGCAGATACAACCCTGTGACGGGCAAcccaactggcctgctcgaATCCAGGATAGGCCAAACACTGGAGGAAAtagaatgcagggag GAAATCCAAGAGGCCAAAAAGGAGCAGCGGGCGGCGTTGGAGATACTGACAAAACAACTTTATCATGTTGCAATGTCGCTGGGCGagctgaggggaaatgaagggaaaATTCCAGCCACTGTGCAACCACTTGGTCGTGAGAATACTAGTGAAATATCCCTAAGGTCGGGGAAAGTTTACCAAGGCCCCAACCATTCTGTAATATCTCCAGCAACTGATTCTGGACCAAGCCATGGAAAAGAGGGAGGATCCAGTAGAGTGGATCAAGCGAAAGAAAAGGGCAAGGAAAAGGTAGAAAG ACGTGGAGGTGAAGGTGCCACTCTTGACGGCGTTAAAGAGTCCTGGATTAGTAAATTCGTCAAAGACTACTTGGCGGGGAAAATCAACGAGAAAGGGAGACTAATTACAGATAAAAATGTCTCTGTCGTGATCCAGAGAAGCGACCTCCCCTCCAAGAAGACTGACCCTGGAATGTTCACGCTCCCCATCGCGATCAGGGATATTCAAGTAAAGCACGCCATGTGTGACTTGGGGGCATCAATCAACGTTCTGCCATACTCCATTTATCGGAAGCTAGGAGCGGCAAAGCTCGTCAACACTGACATAATGATATAG